One region of Camelina sativa cultivar DH55 chromosome 6, Cs, whole genome shotgun sequence genomic DNA includes:
- the LOC104790377 gene encoding TLC domain-containing protein At5g14285-like, translating into MEPITFTRDLPLFFSIFIFVYLLGYLFIFKNWTPESRPLASSCLISLLHGVSAVFLAGNALLSDPNRGFSSANTDSQNSVLDFSSAYFFADLLHLAVFPSPAGGDTLFAAHHAAVLFVFLTCRYLVAHGACALLALLVVAEATSACQNTWTLADAHGPDAPLAVRLRRFVTLPFYASYSVCRCVLAPLLIVKMTWFYVSGGADDVIPRWVWVSWTVVIVVAATVSILWIWNLWVIFFQERYSKFTKKVE; encoded by the coding sequence ATGGAACCAATCACGTTCACCAGAGATCTTCCATTGTTCTTCTCAATCTTCATCTTCGTTTATCTTCTCGGTTACttattcattttcaaaaacTGGACTCCAGAGTCTCGTCCTCTCGCTTCCAGCTGTTTAATCTCCCTCCTCCACGGCGTCTCCGCCGTATTCCTCGCCGGAAATGCCTTGTTATCCGATCCTAACCGCGGTTTCTCCTCCGCCAACACCGATTCTCAAAACTCCGTTCTCGATTTCAGCTCCGCTTATTTCTTCGCCGATCTCCTCCACCTCGCCGTGTTCCCGTCCCCAGCCGGCGGAGACACGCTCTTCGCCGCTCACCACGCCGCCGTGCTCTTCGTTTTCCTCACCTGCCGTTATTTGGTCGCCCACGGCGCGTGTGCTCTCCTAGCCCTACTCGTCGTCGCCGAGGCCACGAGCGCGTGCCAGAACACGTGGACGCTCGCGGATGCGCATGGTCCAGACGCGCCACTCGCGGTGCGTTTGCGCCGTTTCGTGACGCTGCCGTTTTACGCGTCGTATAGCGTCTGCAGGTGCGTCCTGGCGCCGCTGCTTATCGTTAAGATGACGTGGTTTTACGTCAGCGGAGGCGCTGATGACGTCATACCAAGATGGGTCTGGGTCTCGTGGACCGTCGTTATTGTCGTTGCCGCTACCGTTAGTATCCTTTGGATCTGGAATTTATGGGTAATCTTTTTTCAGGAAAGATATtccaaatttaccaaaaaagtTGAATAA